TCAACCAACTCAACCATATCCCTTAAACCCCAAAcatctaaccctaaccctaacccctaatcgAAACCATAAACCCTTAAACCCCTAACCTCTAACCTTAACCCTAACACAAACCCAAACAACtcaaccctaaacccttaaacCCGGAAcctctaaccctaaccctaacccaaaCCCAAACACCTACACCCTATCCCTTAAACCCCTAATGcataaaacctaaccctaacccattGCCATAATCCCTAAcacctaaccctaaacccttaccATAATCCATAAACCCTATCCCTCAACCCTAACACCTAACCATAATCCCTTACCCTAATCCTGAAACCTAACCCTACACCTTTACCATAATCCATGaaacctaaccctaaacccGGGGCCTAATCCATAAACTTAAACCCTAGCAGCTAACCATAATACATAAAGCCTAACCCTAACCCCACAACCTAACCATAAtgcataaaccctaaccctaaccccttgcCATAATCCCTAAACCTTAACCTTTACCATAAtccataaaccctaaccctaaaacatATCCatcaaccctaaaccctaaacttagtttattattatactTTGATGCGCCACATAAACTCTATACATTAGTAAGGCATAATAAATCAGATGCGATAGATTAATTGTCAAAATCAAATGtcttacaaacaacaacaaaattacacagatacatcaaaatcaatcattatggtgtccgtgatgtcgtgaggatgtgccacatggtcgatcccatcttcgcgcttgacgatcaggatttcttcttcCGCCGCGTTGTCTCCCCGCTTCTGCTTGCTCAGCCTCTGCAGAAAACTCctgacgcaaatcaacacctaataagtcgcccatatcaggtattgctccGGGTACATTCCATTGCGGAGCAAATGGGGCGTTAGGTGTTGCCATGGAGGCATCGTGCTGTTGTGAAGGAGTCATAgtgggccatgaaaaatgagcttgtgtttccgcaacaccaccgaACGAATGTGAGGTCTCAGAAGTATCAGTATCATGACCTAcaaaaggatactgatacatctgtgaaGGATATTCGGAAAATGTTgctggcgtgtaatacattccatgaccACGCTCCAtcatttgttgggaatattgTTCGGCTTCAACAGGCTCCCTTCGTCTGCCTATGCcccgagtttcaacacttgactgaagaATGTGAAACTCTGGGGCTGGGAATTCACGCTctgatgctggaccatgtgacactggctcagtgattctctcttgctcttcagATATAATCGCTAACTTATCCACgtaaggcacgagatcatcaaccGTCCACGTGTTCCTcccttgtggtgacaccatataTTGTAAAGTCTCCACAACTTCACCCTGCAATTAGTAGCGTCAACAAATTATTGCTCATGCTTAAGACATTACTTAGAAGTTAAACATTGAGAAACAGATAAATACCAATGCAGCTGTGTTTGCATTGTTTGGGTcgacaaacatctttgttttaCGCCTATACCACACCATGTAGTCCGAGTTATAACCCAGTAGGCCCTCCTGCCGAGGATAAACGTCGACCCTAAACTCTGCTCGGTTGTTCCACTGACCAATGATTGGGGCCAACAGGTGGAACCAATTCTCatcttgtttgcctttgagcGTTATGCCATGGAGATTCTACGGTTGCGAAGGACACCCGGGGAATGGGTTGTTGCAATCCAAATTGTCGTAAAACTCTATCggggttggtgccactcaacaacatggaaacaaatcaGTGGCACCACCGCAAACCAGGCTACACTTCCAACCACACAAATTGGAGGCAACGCTCCCATCACAGTTGCTGTGTATGGCTCCCAGANNNNNNNNNNNNNNNNNNNNNNNNNNNNNNNNNNNNNNNNNNNNNNNNNNNNNNNNNNNNNNNNNNNNNNNNNNNNNNNNNNNNNNNNNNNNNNNNNNNNNNNNNNNNNNNNNNNNNNNNNNNNNNNNNNNNNNNNNNNNNNNNNNNNNNNNNNNNNNNNNNNNNNNNNNNNNNNNNNNNNNNNNNNNNNNNNNNNNNNNNNNNNNNNNNNNNNNNNNNNNNNNNNNNNNNNNNNNNNNNNNNNNNNNNNNNNNNNNNNNNNNNNNNNNNNNNNNNNNNNNNNNNNNNNNNNNNNNNNNNNNNNNNNNNNNNNNNNNNNNNNNNNNNNNN
This window of the Glycine max cultivar Williams 82 chromosome 20 unlocalized genomic scaffold, Glycine_max_v4.0 Gm20_scaffold_142, whole genome shotgun sequence genome carries:
- the LOC121174481 gene encoding uncharacterized protein; translated protein: MVWYRRKTKMFVDPNNANTAALGEVVETLQYMVSPQGRNTWTVDDLVPYVDKLAIISEEQERITEPVSHGPASEREFPAPEFHILQSSVETRGIGRRREPVEAEQYSQQMMERGHGMYYTPATFSEYPSQMYQYPFVGHDTDTSETSHSFGGVAETQAHFSWPTMTPSQQHDASMATPNAPFAPQWNVPGAIPDMGDLLGVDLRQEFSAEAEQAEAGRQRGGRRNPDRQARRWDRPCGTSSRHHGHHND